A single region of the Streptomyces virginiae genome encodes:
- a CDS encoding mechanosensitive ion channel family protein, translating to MTRDLVLHDWLVAGIALAAGAAAGLLLRALLRWLGRHAARTRWQGDDIIVDALRTIAPGAALIAGAAVAGTTLPLTTRVSGFVNQSLTALLILIATLSAARVVAGLVQSVAGARTGVAGSATIFVNITRIVVLVMGVLVALETLGVSIAPLVTALGVGGLAVALALQDTLANLFAGVHILASKTVQPGDYIRLTSGEEGYVVDINWRNTVVRNLSNNLVIIPNGRLARTNMTNFTQPEAQFSILVQVGVGYESDLEHVERVTLDVVGKVMAHVDGADPAHEGAVRFHTFADSRINFTVILGVGEFSDQYRIKHEFIKRLHERFRAEGISIPAPTRTVALHQDEVPGAPSPHPSASPVPHQRQAPPPMPAAGGR from the coding sequence TTGACCCGGGATCTCGTCCTGCACGACTGGCTGGTCGCCGGGATCGCCCTGGCGGCGGGCGCCGCCGCCGGGCTGCTGCTGCGGGCCCTGCTGCGGTGGCTGGGCCGGCACGCCGCGCGGACCCGGTGGCAGGGGGACGACATCATCGTCGACGCCCTGCGCACCATCGCGCCCGGGGCCGCCCTGATCGCCGGGGCGGCCGTGGCCGGCACCACCCTGCCGCTCACCACGCGCGTCTCCGGATTCGTGAACCAGTCACTGACCGCACTGCTCATCCTCATCGCCACGCTGAGCGCGGCGCGGGTCGTCGCGGGCCTCGTCCAGTCCGTGGCGGGGGCGCGCACCGGGGTGGCCGGGTCGGCGACCATCTTCGTCAACATCACGCGGATCGTGGTCCTCGTGATGGGCGTCCTCGTCGCCCTGGAGACCCTGGGCGTGTCCATCGCGCCACTGGTCACCGCCCTCGGTGTGGGTGGTCTGGCGGTGGCCCTGGCCCTCCAGGACACCCTCGCCAACCTCTTCGCCGGCGTGCACATCCTCGCCTCGAAGACCGTGCAGCCCGGTGACTACATCCGCCTCACGAGCGGCGAGGAGGGCTACGTCGTCGACATCAACTGGCGCAACACCGTGGTCCGCAACCTGTCGAACAACCTGGTCATCATCCCCAACGGGCGTCTCGCACGGACCAACATGACCAACTTCACCCAGCCGGAGGCGCAGTTCTCGATCCTGGTCCAGGTGGGTGTGGGCTACGAGAGCGACCTCGAGCACGTCGAGCGGGTGACCCTCGACGTGGTCGGCAAGGTGATGGCGCACGTGGACGGTGCCGACCCGGCGCACGAGGGGGCGGTCCGCTTCCACACGTTCGCGGACTCCCGGATCAACTTCACGGTGATCCTGGGCGTCGGCGAGTTCAGCGACCAGTACCGGATCAAGCACGAGTTCATCAAGCGCCTGCACGAGCGGTTCCGGGCGGAGGGCATCTCGATCCCCGCACCGACGCGTACGGTCGCGCTCCACCAGGACGAGGTCCCGGGCGCTCCGTCACCGCACCCGTCGGCGTCGCCGGTCCCGCACCAGCGCCAGGCACCGCCGCCGATGCCGGCGGCCGGCGGCCGGTAG
- a CDS encoding pyroglutamyl peptidase, whose translation MMLLRRAASAAALLATVVPLAVASPAHAADGPSACRTSASVPLDAEQARLSDARTTALIERGGLADFVRRFPAALCSTRGPAEADRLVDAWGEALWQASVRRAQTQRPGGDLAPGDDRPLYWARLGMTAALARWQPEFTADRAGLRARFEDASRGLTNNAFRTAPGVRRVFISGFDPFGLDAEIRRANPSGSAALQLNGRRVTLADGSPAEIRAVVLPVRYSDFDAGMVERAFAPRMAGGPASADIITTVSQGYPGVFTLEDWAGRARSADPYPDNVRALSGGTREHPVTAPGLGPGPEFIRTTLPASAVTAAVQSPYPVLLNSDVTEIPAGGTTPVDRTDGPTPGSRAVAGGGGGYLSNEVAYRSNRLRAELAPRLPGGHLHTPVLTGLPADPQQLTGTEFERNESAIAAEVRAVLEHAAVRR comes from the coding sequence ATGATGCTCTTACGCCGTGCGGCGTCGGCCGCTGCCCTCCTCGCCACTGTCGTTCCCCTGGCGGTCGCCTCGCCCGCGCACGCGGCCGACGGTCCGTCCGCCTGCCGCACCTCGGCCTCCGTCCCCCTGGACGCCGAACAGGCGCGACTCTCGGACGCCCGCACCACGGCCCTCATCGAGCGCGGCGGGCTCGCGGACTTCGTCCGCCGGTTCCCCGCCGCGCTCTGCTCGACCCGCGGCCCCGCCGAGGCCGACCGGCTGGTCGACGCCTGGGGCGAGGCCCTGTGGCAGGCCTCCGTACGGCGGGCCCAGACCCAGCGGCCCGGCGGCGACCTCGCCCCCGGGGACGACCGGCCGCTGTACTGGGCGCGGCTCGGCATGACCGCCGCACTCGCCCGCTGGCAGCCGGAGTTCACCGCCGACCGGGCCGGCCTCCGCGCCCGCTTCGAGGACGCCTCCCGGGGCCTGACGAACAACGCCTTCCGGACCGCGCCGGGCGTACGACGCGTCTTCATCAGCGGGTTCGACCCCTTCGGGCTCGACGCCGAGATACGCCGCGCCAACCCGTCGGGATCGGCGGCCCTGCAGCTCAACGGACGGCGCGTGACCCTCGCCGACGGCAGCCCGGCCGAGATCCGCGCCGTCGTCCTTCCCGTGCGGTACTCCGACTTCGACGCCGGCATGGTGGAGCGGGCGTTCGCCCCGCGCATGGCCGGCGGCCCCGCCTCCGCCGACATCATCACCACCGTCAGCCAGGGCTACCCCGGCGTCTTCACCCTGGAGGACTGGGCGGGGCGGGCCCGGTCCGCCGACCCCTACCCCGACAACGTGCGCGCCCTCTCGGGCGGCACCCGCGAACACCCGGTGACCGCCCCCGGCCTCGGTCCGGGCCCGGAGTTCATCCGCACCACGCTCCCCGCGAGCGCCGTCACCGCCGCCGTGCAGAGCCCGTATCCGGTCCTCCTCAACAGCGACGTCACCGAGATCCCGGCGGGCGGCACCACCCCCGTCGACCGGACCGACGGCCCGACCCCGGGCTCACGCGCCGTGGCGGGCGGCGGGGGCGGCTACCTCTCCAACGAGGTGGCCTACCGCTCCAACCGCCTGCGCGCCGAACTCGCCCCGCGGCTGCCCGGCGGCCATCTCCACACCCCGGTGCTCACCGGCCTGCCGGCCGACCCCCAGCAGCTGACCGGCACCGAGTTCGAACGCAACGAGAGCGCGATCGCCGCGGAGGTCCGCGCGGTCCTCGAACACGCCGCCGTGCGGCGCTAG